The Plasmodium relictum strain SGS1 genome assembly, chromosome: 9 genome window below encodes:
- the RAB6 gene encoding ras-related protein Rab-6, putative produces MMDEFQNSGLNKYKLVFLGEQAVGKTSIITRFMYDTFDNNYQSTIGIDFLSKTLYLDEGPVRLQLWDTAGQERFRSLIPSYIRDSAAAIVVYDITNRQSFENTTKWIQDILNERGQDVIIALVGNKTDLGDLRKVTYEEGLQKAQEYNTMFHETSAKAGHNIKVLFKKIASKLPNFENTNTNEANVVDIQLTNNSTQNEKSMLSKCLC; encoded by the exons atgATGGATGAATTTCAGA aTTCGggattaaataaatataaacttGTTTTTTTAGGAGAa caAGCAGTTGGTAAAACGTCTATAATCACAAGATTTATGTATGATACATTTGATAATAATTATCag tCTACTATTGGTATTGATTTTCTCAGTAAAACATTATATTTGGACGAAGGGCCAGTTCGATTACAGTTATGGGATACTGCAGGTCAAGAAAGATTTCGAAGTTTAATACCAAGTTATATTAGAGATTCAGCTGCAGCTATTGTTGTTTATGATATTACAAATAGACAATCATTTGAAAACACAACAAAATGGATTcaagatattttaaatgaaagaGGGCAAGATGTTATAATTGCCCTAGTAGGAAATAAAACTGATTTAGGGGATTTAAGAAAAGTTACTTATGAAGAGGGATTACAAAAAGCTCAAGAATATAACACTATGTTTCATGAAACAAGTGCTAAAGCTGGGCATAATATAAAAGTGttatttaagaaaattgCATCGAAATTGccaaattttgaaaatactAATACAAATGAAGCTAATGTTGTTGATATTCAACTAACTAATAATTCTACTCAAAATGAGAAAAGTATGCTGAGTAAATGTTTATGttaa